TATGACTGCCGAGTGGGCGCGCCTGCCCTACGACTTCCTGGCGACCATGAGCAACCGCATCGTGAACCAGGTTCACGAGGTAAACCGCGTGGTATACGACATCACCGGGAAGCCACCCGCCACGATTGAGTGGGAGTAATTTGAAAGGGCCGTCAGGCCCGAGCGTCTAGCGAGTATCAGCCGAGGGCCGCCCCGAGGCTGCTGCCCGCCGAATCAGATGGGAGTAAACCTGTCGGGCGCGTCAGCGCCGACTGGCATAGCTCCGCAGGAGAGGGCCGCCCCCGGCTGTTTTCGCGTCTGGCAGCTCCGTCCTCCATCTCAGTACTCTGGTTGTTCACCCCGTCAGGAGGGACCATGCTGCATATCCATGAGTTGCGGGCTCCAGGTGGCCGAAGCCTGCGGGTGTACGACACGGCTCCGAGTGGAGGACGGTCAGGCACGGTGGTCTGGCATCACGGCACCCCCAATCTCGGGCCACCGCCAGAACCGTTACTGGAGCGTTCAGCCGAGCTGGGCCTGCGCTGGATCGGGTATGACCGTGCTGGCTACGGCGGCAGCGAGCGTTTGCCAGGGCGGGACATCGCTCAGGCGGCCCGCGACGTGGCCTGGATCGCCGAGAAGCTGGACATTTCCAACCTTGCGGTGATGGGTCATTCGGGAGGTGGACCGCATGCGCTGGCCTGCGCCGCCCTGCTGCCTCAGATCAGGGCGGCCGTGAGCATTTCCGGTCTGCTCCTTACGGTAGAGCGGGGTTGGACTACTTCGCTGGAATGTACCCCGGTGGCCGCGCCGAGTTGGAGGCAGCCACGCAGGAGGAAACCGCCCTGGCCGGGGTTCTAGAGTCCGGCGCGTATGACCCGGAGATGTTCACGCCCGCCGACCATGCCGCGCTGGCAAGCTCCTGGAGCTGGTTTCACTGCGTGGCAGGCCCGGCACTGGAACATGGGCCAGGCGGCATGATTGATGACGACCTGGCCTACGTGTCGCCCTGGGGCTTTGCGCCGGAACAGATTCAGCAGCCGGTATTGCTGCTGCATGGTGAAGATGACCGCATCGTGCCCGTAGCTCACGCCGAATGGCTGCGGCGCATCCCACAGGCCGAGCTGCGCTGCGTGCCGGGCGGCCACCTCTCGGTGATGATCCATGCGGCAGAGGCGCTGGACTGGC
The sequence above is a segment of the Deinococcus radiophilus genome. Coding sequences within it:
- a CDS encoding alpha/beta fold hydrolase, with the translated sequence MLHIHELRAPGGRSLRVYDTAPSGGRSGTVVWHHGTPNLGPPPEPLLERSAELGLRWIGYDRAGYGGSERLPGRDIAQAARDVAWIAEKLDISNLAVMGHSGGGPHALACAALLPQIRAAVSISGLLLTVERGWTTSLECTPVAAPSWRQPRRRKPPWPGF
- a CDS encoding alpha/beta hydrolase encodes the protein MYPGGRAELEAATQEETALAGVLESGAYDPEMFTPADHAALASSWSWFHCVAGPALEHGPGGMIDDDLAYVSPWGFAPEQIQQPVLLLHGEDDRIVPVAHAEWLRRIPQAELRCVPGGHLSVMIHAAEALDWLYGHLSAQYARN